AGGCCAGCAGCAATCAATACTTCGGCGATTTTTGCACCTATCACCGAGGCTTGTTCAGCGGGCTTGAGGATCACCGTATTACCAGCCGCGATCGCCGCCACACTCATCCCCATTGCGATCGCCAGGGGGAAATTCCAGGGCGAAATCACCAGCGCAATGCCACGCGGTTGATAGATATAGGTGTTATCTTCACCGGGGACATGGCGATATTGGGGTTGGGCAAGGCGCTCCATTTCCTTGGCATAGTAGCGACAAAAATCGATCGCCTCAGAGACTTCTGCATCGGCTTCGCGCACTGGCTTACCCACCTCCCAGACAATCCAGGCGGATAGCTCGGCGCGTTGCTGCTCCATGAGGTCAGCGGCACGACGCAGGATCTCACCGCGATCGGTGGCGGACATTTTCTTCCAGGCGGGAAAGGCTTGCTTAGCGGCAGCGATCGCTTGATCGGCTTGTTCAATACTCGCTAGGCCAATTTTACCGACTACTTGTTCAGATTTAGAGGGATTGAGCGAATCGACAAAATTTTCTGCTGTTACGGTGTTGCCATTAATAATCGGCTGATAGGTTTGCCCCAGATTATTACCAACCTGGTCGATCGCCCTGGCTGCATTTTCCCGGTTGGCTAATTCCGCATAATCCAGGTCTGGCGCATTGGCAAATCCATCAAACTCGATCGACTTGGCCTCACCCTGGCTGGTTTCCATTGTGGGCGTGGCAATTAATTCGGCTTCCGGCAGCGATTCACTGGTACTGAGGCGCAAAAATGAGCTATTGGCGGTGTTTTCCAGCAAGCGCCGGATCAAATAGGACATGCCTGGGATCAAATCGCCAAACGGACAATAGATCCTGACCCGATAGCCCATCTCCACGATCGGTTTGGTGAACTTATCACCCATGCCATAGAGGGCTTGCAGTTCAAAATTGCGTGGCGGGATTTGCAATGTTTGGGCAATGGCGATCGCCTTGGCCAATGAGCGCACATTATGGCTGCCGATCGCGGCATAAAGATATTGATGATTTTCCAGTAGAATTTGAATCAGGCGCTCGTAATTGGCATCGGTGGAGCTTTTCTGGTCATAAACAGGCCGATCCCACCCTTGCTGATAGGCCAGGATTGTTTCTTGATCCCAATAGGCTCCCTTGACCAACCGCACCGTGAGCGGCGTGCCTCGTTCTTTTGCCCATTCCACCAAATCCAGCAAATCCGCTTCACTATCACGTAAATAGCCCTGGATTGTAACGCCCACATCACGGCGCTCTTTGAATTCCAGCTCGCTCAATACCTGCTTGAGGATCGCCAAGGTCAAAGTTTTATACTCATATTGCTCCATGTCAAAATGCACCGCGCAGCCCAACTCCTGGGCACGACGCAACAGAATCCGGGCTGGTTCGCTGACTTTTTCGGTAGTGGTGACTGGATCGAGTGGGTCAAATTGCGAATAAAAAGCACTTAGCTTGACTGACACCTGCACCCGTGGCAAGTTCTCACCATCAGCGCGATCGATCTGGTCGATCGTATGCCAGGACTTAGCACTCTCAGTCAAGTCCTGCATGATCTGCAAATATTTGTCCAGGTATGACTGGGCTTCTTTTTCGCTGATTACGGCCTCGCCCAGCAAGTCCATCGTGAAGCAATAGCGATCGCGGCGCAGCTTTTCAATGCTTTTGAGCGCTTCCTTTAAATTGGCACCGCAAATATAACGCCTGGCCAGAGTTTCCACTGAGGTTTTCAGCGCCGTTGCCGCCAGGGTCGCTGTGGGTGAATTGGGGCTGGCTCCCAGATTCAGCATGGATTTTAGCCCTGGCACTTCCACTTCATCACGGGCTAAGTATTCCTGCATGTGGTGGGTGATTTCCGTGGTGCTGCCCAGCGCTGGTAAACAATCGATCAGGCGAAATAGCTGTACGCGCAACTCTTCATTCCCCATCGCCCAGGCCATCAGCTTGTCATCCAAACGCACCTTTTCCTTGAGGCTGCTCCAGAGCGACGCACCTTTGCCCACCTTGTGCAAGATTATCTGGGCAAGCTCACGGGTCTTGGCTTCGTAGGGAGAGGCTTCGAGGGGATTATTTTTAGTTAGATTGTTGGCATTTGCTTGGGTAACCACTGGTGCAGGCACTCCTAAATCCTATACTTTGGCAGTCAAATACTCTGGCAGTCAAAAAATAATAGGGCTGTTCAGGGGCAATCTTTTCTAATCTTTAGATCAACCAGCAGCATCCTGGACTATCTAGTTTAGCCTCTATTTTGTGGTGATTGAGGAATGTTTGGTTAGGGTTCGCTGGCAAAAGGATTACTAGTTAACTAGGTAATCAAGCTGGTTAATCAAATGGCTATATCTATATCTACCTTACTTATATGCTAGATCACAGCGATCGGGAAAGGTCAGGCGTTGCAGCTCCCTCAAAGCTGGAGATTGTCACAACTATGATCAGCACAGCACTATGAGCCAATCTCTCAATTGCTGCCCAATGAACTAAGGTCTAGCTAAATCTAGCTACTGCGCTTAGCACCACGCCAGGATTGATTTTCCAGCGCCCGCACCTGATGTTCCAGGCGATCGAGCCGACCGCGCAGTTCATCCAGTTCGCTTTGTCTGGCTACACCAATGTCTTGCATCACATAGCGAATCTGGCGTTGAATCAAAAATTCTAGGTTTTCTTGCTCGCCCTTTAGCTTGGAGGTGAGATCGTTAATAAATTTATTGGCCTCTTCCGGATCGATGCGCCCTTCCTTCACCCATTCATCGGAGGCTTCTTTGATTTTGTCGGCCATGATCGTGGTGGTGCCAACCCCAATCAGCAGCAGTTGTTTGAGAAAATTATTGTTGTCCATAGATTCATATTAATAAGCAGATCTGCTACCTGTTATTTTCGCCGATCGGCACTGATTTGGTTAGTTGTAGTAACCGTATCTTTGGCGTGAATTACTAATTGGCGCATTAATGCAGCATTAGTGTCAGAATATATAGGATGCGGTGTGTAACAAGAATGCAGAAACACATCTATTAAGTGTTCGGTCGTCTGAATGTAGCAATTTTGAATAGCTCAAACCAGCAAGATCGATCGCCAAAAATATAGTTATGCATCAGGTTATAGAGCTAAACTAAATACCTACAAAAAGAGCAGAATCAATTAGGAGATACCTCTGGTGGCTGAGAATTTTGACTACGATTTAATTATTATTGGCGCTGGCGTTGGTGGTCATGGCGCTGCCCTCCATGCGGTCGATTGTGGCCTAAAAACCGCGATCGTGGAAGCGGGGGATATGGGCGGCACCTGTGTAAATCGTGGTTGTATTCCCTCCAAGGCTCTGCTGGCAGCTTCGGGGCGGGTGCGAGAGTTAAAGGCGAAGGATCATTTAAAGGCACTGGGGATCGACATTGGCGATATTCAATTCGATCGCGGCACGATCGCTAATCATGCTAGTGATCTGGTCAGTAAGCAAAAAAATGCCCTGATCAATAGCCTCAAAAATAAAGGCATTGACATTATTGAAGGCTGGGGTAAGCTTGCCGGCGCACAGACAGTCCAGGTGGGCGATCGCAAAATTACCGCCAAGGATATTATTCTCTCTACGGGTTCAGCACCGTTTGTGCCACCAGGAATCACGATCGACGGCAAAACCGTTTTCACCAGTGATGAAGGTGTCAAGCTGGATTGGTTACCGCAATGGGTGGCGATCATTGGCAGTGGCTACATTGGCCTAGAATTCTCTGATGTCTATACGGCATTGGGCTCGGAAGTAACCATGATCGAAGCCCTCGATCGGTTGATGCCTGGATTCGACCCCGACATTGCCAAGCTAGCGGAGCGGGTTTTAATCAAGCCCCGTGACATTGAAACCAAAGTCGGCGTACTGGCCAAGAAAGTTACGCCTGGCTCTCCGGTTACGATCGAATTGTCCGATGGGGAAATCATGGAAGTTGATGCCTGCCTGGTGGCCACTGGCCGCATCCCCATGACTAAAGACTTAGGCTTAGAAACCGTGGGGCTGGAACTCACCAAGCGCGGCTTCATTGACGTGGACGATCGCATGTCAACGGGCATTAATCATGTGTGGGCGATCGGTGATGCCACGGGCAAAATGATGCTGGCTCATACCGCCTCGGCCCAGGGCATGGTGGCCGTCGAAAATATTTGTGGCCGCGATCGCACGATCGACTATCTCAGTATTCCCGCCGCTGCCTTCACCCATCCGGAAATTGGCTTTGTGGGGTTAACCGAACCGCAGGCCAAGGAAAAAGGCCAAGCCGAAGGGTTTGAGGTGGCCTCGGTGCGCACCTACTACAAGGGCAATGCTAAGGCGATCGCCGAGGCCGAAACCGATGGTCTGGCTAAAATTATCTATCGCAAGGACACAGGCGAGCTTTTGGGTGTGCATATTCTGGGTATCCATGCTTCTGATTTGATCCATGAAGCAGCGGTGGCGATCGGCAAGCGTCTGGGGGTGAATGAACTTTCGTTTAATGTCCATGCCCATCCCACTCTGGCGGAAATCCTGGATGATGCCTACAAACGCGCAGCGGTTCATGCTTAGTTATTAGCCTGCTTATGTAAAACTAAAACATAAAACACATAAAACTAATAAAGCTGGATCGTTATGCTCTGATTGCAATTGAGCGTTTGCAAGGGAGTAAGCATTGAAAGTGTGAAGATGCCAGATATATTTAAATTTGCTTAAATTGATGGAAGTTAATTTCTTACCCTCAAGCCTATCTATTAGGTCATAAGCTAAGGATGAATAAATCTGGGTAGCAACATATTTCCTTGATCTGTCGCTTGTGTGGATTCATTACCTAGCCTATGGTTGGATTGGTAAAGCTGATCGATCGGCACATATACAGGACTCACCCTTAATCGGGATAGCAAAGCTAACTGCTCGCATTTATAGAGCTAAGTCCTAGCCGCTTGGTCTTGATTCCATTGACCCATAAAACAGCCCATGAATGCTAGCGCCCAACATCAACTAGCACAGCAACACCTTATGCAAGGTCAGATTGCCGAGGCGATCGCCATTGTCAATCAATTGCTAGCTCTGGAGCCTGATGATGCGATCGGCAATTATTTACAAGCCCAGATTTTAATTGCCCAGGGACAACTCACCGCCGCCCAAGCTCATTTAGAAAAGGCGATCGCCCAAGCGCCTGCATATGTTGAGGCCTTACTCAAGCTGGGTAATGTGCAATTCATGCAGCAAAATTTTGCCGCCGCGATCGCTGCCTATCAGAAAGTTAGCGCTATTAACCCCCACCAGGTCGAGGCATTTTATTATGCTGGGTTAGCCTATCGCCAGAGTGGCAAAAACGACGAAGCGATCGCCAGTTATCAAAGTGCGCTCAACCTGGCTAGCGATCGAGCCGATATCTGGACGGCAATGGGTAATGTCTATTTTGCCAAACCAAACTATGATCAGGCTGCCCACTGCTACCGTCAGGCGATCGCCGCTGATCCTACCCATGCTAATGCCTACAATGGTTTGGGCGGAGTTTTGGGTCAACAGGGCAATGCCGCTGCCGCCACTGAAAATTTTCGCCAGGCGATCGGCCATGATCCCCGCCATCTCGATGCTTTGACCAATTTGGGCATGGCCTTGTTTCGACAAGAGCAATATGATCAAGCATTAATTTATTTAAACCGAGCTGCCAAACTCAACCCCAAGCAGGCTAATCTTCAACGCAATATTGGCTTAGTTTTGTATAAGCAAGAGCAACTTGCAGCCGCGATCGCCCAATACCAGAAAGCGATCGACCTTGATCCCAGGTTTGCCGATGCCTATGCCAGTCTGGGCGTAGCACTGGTCGCTACCGATCAGCCCGCCGCCGCGATCGCTGCCTATCAAAGGGCAATTGAGATTATCCCTAACCATGCCGAAGCCAACTATAACCTGGGTGTAATTTTGGCGCAGCAAAACCAACTAGCCGAAGCAGTGCTGGCCTATTGCCGCGCGATCGCAGCTCGCCCCACCTATGCTGATGCCTACAATGGCCTGGGCGCAACCTTACTACAACAGGGCAATCTAGATGGTGCGCTCAACTCCTATCAACAGGCTTTGGCGATCGCACCGGATCACTACGGCGCTAACTTTGGCCGGGGTCTTACGTTGCTAACTAAAGGGGATTTTGCGGCTGGCCTACCTGGTTATGAATACCGTTTCAAGCTGAAAACGATCGCTGCCCCTGAATTTTCTCAACCCCTGTGGGATGGTAGTGAGAAACAAGATCAAACTATGCTGCTGTGGATTGAGCAGGGGTTGGGCGATGCGATCCAATTTATTCGGTTTGTGCCGATCGTGGCGCAGCGAGTAGGGCATGTGATTCTCAGATGTCGTAATAATTTAGTGCCGTTATTTGCCAATGTTCCAGAGTTGACAAGTATAGCGACGATCATTGGCGATCGTGACCCACTGCCAAATTTTGATGTCCATGCGTCTCTGCTCAGCTTGCCGCAAATTCTCGGTATTAGGCTGGAATCGATTCCTAGTCAAGTGCCCTATTTAAAGGCCGATCGGCAACGGGTTGAACAGCTCCAGCTTCCGGCAGCACCAGGGCTGAAAATTGGCATCGTCTGGGCCAGTGGCCTTTTCAAACACAATCCCAATGCCGCCAAGCAATATAAACTCAAATCCCTATCCCTATTACTTTGGACAGGCTTACTCACCATCCCCGGCACCAGGTTTTATAGCTTACAACTGGGGCAGGATCAACAGGAAATTAGCTGGCTGGCGCTTAAAAATCATCTGGTCGATCTCAGCGATCGGATTACAGATTTTGCTGATACTGCCGCCCTGATCGCCCAACTGGATCTGGTCATTTCCGTAGACACAGCCGTGGCGCATCTGGCCGGAGCGATGGGTAAACCGACCTGGGTGCTACTGCCATTTGCCCCTGATTGGCGCTGGCTAACAACCCGCGAGGATAGCCCCTGGTATCCAACCATGCGCTTATTCCGCCAAAGTGAACCGCACCAGTGGCGATCGGTCATGGATCGGGTTAGAGATGAGCTGATTGAATTAGTTAAAACCAGTGATCTAGCCCAGCAGCAACCATTAGCCAAACAATTAGCCAAGTTTACGCCAGGAACAACCCCTGATCACAATGAACTGGCCGACTATTGGCAAAAGCTGGCGGCAAAGTTAGCAGCCCAGGCCAAGCATGAAGAAGCTCGGTTCTACTATCGAAGAGTGTTAGATTTGCAGCCCAACAATGCCGAGGTGGCGAATAATCTGGGCTATATTTACTGGCGATCGCAGAAATTAGCTGATGCTGATATTTACTTAGATCGAGCCCTGGCACTAAACCCCAACTACGCCGAAGCATTTAACAATAAAGGGATCGTGGCCTGGACTAAGCAAAATTATGATGCAGCGATCGAATATTACCAGCAAGCATTGGCGATCGAGCCTGACTATGCCATGGCGCACAGCAATTTGGGCGTGGTTTTGTCCCATCAAAAGGAATTTATCCAGGCCGAGGAGCATTACCGCCGCGCGATCGAGATCAAACCCGACTACACCCAGGCATTTAACAATCTTGGTATCTCGCTGTATGAGCAGGATCGTAGCGCCGAAGCAATCCCCTACTATCGTCAGGCGCTAGCGCTGAATCCCGATTACTACCAGGCTTTGAGCAACTGTGGCGCGGCACTGGTGGCAGAGGGGCAGATCGATGAAGCAATTGCACTCTATCACCGCGCGATCGCCATTAATGCCGATTATCCTGAAGTGCAAAACAACCTGGGGATGGCACTGTTAGAGCTTGGCCAAGTTGAAGCAGGATTAAATTATTTTCACCGCGCGATCGCCCTGCGGCCGGACTATGTGGATGCCCGCACCAATCTGGCGATGGCAATGCTGACCCTGGGGGAATATGAGTCAGGGTTTGCAGAATATGAATGGCGCAGAGACGGCAAATCTTTTCACAGGCGTAACTTTGCCCAGCCATTGTGGGATGGCAAACCTTTCCCCGGCAAGACTTTGTTAATTCGCACTGAGCAGGGGTTGGGCGATACGATTCAGTTCATTCGCTATATGGAATTAGTGAAGCAACTGGGCGATCGGATTGTGGTGGAATGTAATCACAAGGCATTGCAACCGCTACTAGAAACAATTCCAGCGATCGATCAGGTACTCGCCAAGGGCGCACCATTGCCCAAGTTTGACTTGCATATTTCCCTGCTGAGCCTGCCCCATCTGCTCAAAACCAACCTGAACAATATCCCCGATCGCTTCCCTTATCTACAGATCAACCAGCCATTTAACCTCAACCTGGCCAGTTCTAACCAGACCGCCGTAGCATTAGAGCAAACAGCATCCCAGCAAATCGACTCAACCGATTCAAACAAGCAAGCTAATCAAGCTCCAGCTAATCAAGCCAATCCAATCACTTCAACTCAGTCACCTGAATCCCAATCAGACCTCAAAGTAGGCATTGTCTGGCGCAGCGATTCCAAGAATAAAACCAAACAAAAGCGATCTTGCCCATTGGCGATTTTTCAGCAAGTTTTGCAGATCCCCCAGGTGCAGTTCTATAGCCTGCAAAAGGAGATACAGGATGAAGACCTGGAGCTAATTGAAACTCTAAATAATAAACTTAATGAATCTGGCGAATCTGGCGATCGCCCCAACTCCATCGCCTCAACTAACTCAATTACGCTTCTTTCTGAGCAGCTAAATAGCCTCACCGATACGGCAGCGGCAATTGCCCAACTAGACCTGGTGATTTCGATCGATACGATGGTGGCACATCTGGCCGGAGCCCTGGCTAAACCAGTGTGGGTATTGCTACCCCTGGCCTCGGATTGGCGCTGGCTGCTCGATCGCCCTGATAGTGTTTGGTATCCCACCGCCAGACTATTCCGGCAACCAAAATTGGCAGATTGGCAACCTGTGATTAAACAGGTCTGCGAGGCATTGAATGAAATAGTGGCCGATCGTAGCTTATTAGCATCTCCCTTACCTGAACCGACAATTCAGACTAGTAAACTTGATGCGCCTAGCAATCCAGAATATGGCTATGTGATCGATCCCGATCGCCTTGATTACATCGATCAAACTAAAGCAACCGAGCAATCAACCTCTAAAGCTAATGTTGAACGGGTAGACAATCGGAAGCCAGCGATCGCTAACCTGGCCACTAAACCAACCCTAACGGTACTTGCACCCACAGCGATTACGGCAAACCAGTCACAGTCAACTGTTAACACGATTCAACAATCAACCCCAACACCACCAGTACCGCAACCAATCGGCATCGGCTGGGCGATCGGCGCAAATACTGGCTGGGGCACATTTGGCCTGAATTTAACCCTGCAACTACTGGAGCATAAGCAATTCTCCCCCCTCTTGATCGCACCACCAGCGATCGAGCCCAACCAAACCGATCCCTTAACTCAAGCTCGATTAATACCCGCGATCGCCCAACGCCAAGGACTTCAGCAGGCTTTCAATCAAAATCCCCACAGTGCCTTTAATCTCGATCTGCCAATCATTCATCCTCTGGGTAATCATTTTGGTGGCTCACAGCTCGATCGGATCAAAGGCAAACAGAACATCGGCTTTATTTTCTTTGAAGATACTCAGCTCGATCGCGCTGCCCTGGATCGTGCCAATGCCTATGATTTAATTCTGGCTGGTTCCAGTTGGAATCATGACATCTTGAAAAATTATGGCCTTGCCAATGTGCATACGGTGTTACAGGGCATCGAGCCCACCGCCTATTACCCTAGCCCTAAGTCAAATTTATTTGGCGATCGGTTTGTAATTTTTTCCGGTGGCAAGCTGGAATATCGCAAAGCTCAGGATATTACGATCGCCGCCTATAAGATTTTCCAGGCCAAACATCCTGATGCGCTTTTAATTACCGCCTGGCACAATCCCTGGCCTAAGTTTATGCAAGGCTTGGAGCAAACTGGCAATGTGGTGGGCTTGCCAGCAGTCGATAATCAAGGGCAAATTCAAATTAAACCCTGGCTGATTGAAAACGGCTTACCGATCGATTCATTTATTGACCTGGGTGCGATCCCCCGCCATCAAGTACCACAAATCATCCGCGAGGCCGATGTGGCTCTTTTCCCGAATCGCTGCGAGGGTGGTACTAATCTGGTGGCGATGGAATGTATGGCTTGCGGCATTCCCTGTGTGATTTCTGCTAATACTGGGCATCTGGATATTGTTAATGAAAAGCATTGTTATCCGCTGACCAATCAACGATCGCTGACTAGTCCCCCGGCCTATTTGCAAGGAGTTGAGGGGTGGCGGGAATCGGAGGTGGAAGAGGTGGTGGCTTACCTGGAGCAGGTGTATAGCGATCGGCAAACGGCTTTAAATAAGGGCGCGGCGGCGGCAGAGTTTATGCAGGGTCTAACCTGGCAAAAACAGGTCGATCGGTTAACCAAAACCATCCAAGCTGAGTTGTTGAGCTAGTCATAGTCGATATAATCTATGTAAATACATTTACATTTAGGCTTACTTAAAATCATCTTGGCGCAGCGTTACTCATTTTGGATCGATCGCGGTGGTACTTTCACCGACGTGGTGGCGCATTGTCCAGATGGACAGTTGGTGGTGCATAAGCTACTCTCGGAGAACCCCGATCGCTATGTTGACGCTCCGATCCAGGCGATCCGTGAAATTCTCAATCTCACCCCAGAGCAACCAATCCCCGCCGAGCAGATCGCCAGCATCAAAATGGGTACAACTGTGGCCACTAATGCCCTGTTGGAACGAAAGGGCGATCGCACTGTTTTAGTTATTACCAAAGGGTTTGGCGATGCATTGCGAATTGGTTATCAAAATCGCCCCGATATCTTTGCGCGACAGATCCTATTGCCAGAAATGCTCTATGAACAGGCGATCGAAGCGGAGGAACGCTACAGCGCCAAGGGAAAAGAATTAATCCCACTGGCGATCGTGCCCCTCACCCAAGCCTTACAAGCCGCCTATGATGCGGGGATTCGTGCCTGTGCGATCGTGTTGATGCATGGTTATCGCTACCACGACCATGAACAGCAAGCAGCAGCGATCGCCCAAAAAATAGGCTTTACCCAGATCTCCGTATCTCACCAGGTTAGCCCCCTGATGAAGCTGGTAGAACGGGGCGATACAACAGTGGTGGATGCCTATCTATCGCCGATCTTGCGCCGCTATGTCGATCGGATCGCCAGCCAGATTGAAAGCCGCGCGATCGATGGATCAGGAGTTAGAGGCGATCGCCCCCAATTAATATCTAGATCAGAGCATAAACTAGCTAATCAATCCACCAAACTGATGTTTATGCAGTCCAACGGTGGCCTCACTGATGCCCATTTATTTCAAGGCAAAGATAGCATCCTATCGGGGCCAGCGGGTGGGATTGTGGGTGCGGTGCAGACCAGTTTGCAGGCTGGTCTAGACCATGTAATCAGCTTTGATATGGGTGGCACTTCCACCGATGTGGCACATTATGCCGGGAAATATGAGCGATCGCAAAGTACCGAGATCGCTGGCGTGCGTTTGAATACACCAATGATGGCGATCCATACGGTGGCGGCGGGTGGCGGCTCGATTTTGCAATTTGATGGCGCTAAATATCGGGTGGGTCCTGACTCGGCGGGGGCTTATCCTGGCCCTGCTAGCTATCGGCATGGGGGGCCTTTGACCGTGACCGATGCCAACGTGATGCTGGGGCGGATTCAACCGCAGTTTTTCCCCTCTGTATTTGGCGCAGATGGAGATTTACCCCTGGATGCGGAAATTGTGCGCCAGCAATTTAATCATTTGGCAACTGAGATTAAACATGCCACTGGGGACGATCGCACCCCTGCTGAGGTGGCGGCTGGATTTCTGGCGATCGCAATTGAAAAAATGGCCACCGCGATCAAGAAAATTTCCACCCAACGCGGCCACGATGTTTCCACCTATACGCTCTGTTGTTTTGGCGGGGCAGGCGGTCAACATGCCTGTTTGTTGGCGCAGGCATTGGGAATTAAGCAAGTGTTCATTCATCCCTATGCGGGGGTGCTTTCTGCCTATGGCATGGGTTTGGCGGACATTGCCACGATTAACGATCGCGCGATCGAGCAACCTTTAACGATCGATTTGATTAACCAGATTATGACAGTTATTCAGGAACTAAGCGATCGCGGTCGGGCAGAAATTGCGCCCCAACTTGGTGACCTAAATGAGCCTGAGCAAGCAATCCAGGTTTTACCTACTTTGCGGTTGCGCTATGTGGGTACGGACTCAGCGATCGCCATAGACCTAGCTCCCGCTAGTTTGTCGCTGAACAGCACTAATAATAAGCAAGGCTTTGAGATTACTGACACCGATAAACGGTTGATCGTTACCCAACTAAGTCAGGACTTTGCCCAGGCACACAAACAACAATATGGGTTTACTTTCCCGCAGCGGGGCTTAATTGTGGAAGCGTTGGCAGTGGAGGTGATCGGCAAGAATCCAATCCCGATCGAGCCGGACATAGAGCGAATTAACGATCAACCGCCCCAACCAGTTACCCAGGTAAAAATATATGGCGATCACACCTGGCAGAATGTGCCCCTGTTTCAGCGGGAGAGCCTACAAGTGGGCGATCGGATTCCTGGCCCGGCTTTGATTGTGGAAAGCACAGGCACAAATGTGATCGAACCTGGCTGGGAGGCAGAAATTACGCCTAAGCAGCATTTGCTATTGCATCATGTGGGGGTGACTGTTGGGCTTGACGATAGACAAATTGAGAATAGATCAAAGGAAGATCGCATTAATTCTGAACAACGCAAATTGGTAAGCACCGATCGCCATCCAGATCACCTAGATCTTGCTCTCTCACAACCCGACCCAGTAATGCTGGA
The sequence above is a segment of the Pseudanabaena sp. PCC 7367 genome. Coding sequences within it:
- the pruA gene encoding L-glutamate gamma-semialdehyde dehydrogenase, whose product is MVTQANANNLTKNNPLEASPYEAKTRELAQIILHKVGKGASLWSSLKEKVRLDDKLMAWAMGNEELRVQLFRLIDCLPALGSTTEITHHMQEYLARDEVEVPGLKSMLNLGASPNSPTATLAATALKTSVETLARRYICGANLKEALKSIEKLRRDRYCFTMDLLGEAVISEKEAQSYLDKYLQIMQDLTESAKSWHTIDQIDRADGENLPRVQVSVKLSAFYSQFDPLDPVTTTEKVSEPARILLRRAQELGCAVHFDMEQYEYKTLTLAILKQVLSELEFKERRDVGVTIQGYLRDSEADLLDLVEWAKERGTPLTVRLVKGAYWDQETILAYQQGWDRPVYDQKSSTDANYERLIQILLENHQYLYAAIGSHNVRSLAKAIAIAQTLQIPPRNFELQALYGMGDKFTKPIVEMGYRVRIYCPFGDLIPGMSYLIRRLLENTANSSFLRLSTSESLPEAELIATPTMETSQGEAKSIEFDGFANAPDLDYAELANRENAARAIDQVGNNLGQTYQPIINGNTVTAENFVDSLNPSKSEQVVGKIGLASIEQADQAIAAAKQAFPAWKKMSATDRGEILRRAADLMEQQRAELSAWIVWEVGKPVREADAEVSEAIDFCRYYAKEMERLAQPQYRHVPGEDNTYIYQPRGIALVISPWNFPLAIAMGMSVAAIAAGNTVILKPAEQASVIGAKIAEVLIAAGLPAGVFNYLPGKGSQVGAHLVKHPDVHLIAFTGSQEVGCNIYAEAAILRTGQKHLKRVIAEMGGKNGMIIDESSDLDQAVVGVVKSAFGYAGQKCSACSRAIVVASIYDPFIARLVEATRSLVVGDATAPDTKVGPVIDGSAQAKIRSYIAKGHETGKVALEMPAPEHGFYVGPTIVTDVAPDGVLAQEEIFGPVLAVIKAENFDQALAIANNTPYALTGGLYSRTPSHIKRAYQEFEVGNLYINRSITGALVDRHPFGGFKLSGVGSKAGGPDYLLQFLEPRAITENTQRQGFAPLDLIEAD
- a CDS encoding phasin family protein, whose translation is MDNNNFLKQLLLIGVGTTTIMADKIKEASDEWVKEGRIDPEEANKFINDLTSKLKGEQENLEFLIQRQIRYVMQDIGVARQSELDELRGRLDRLEHQVRALENQSWRGAKRSS
- the lpdA gene encoding dihydrolipoyl dehydrogenase — its product is MAENFDYDLIIIGAGVGGHGAALHAVDCGLKTAIVEAGDMGGTCVNRGCIPSKALLAASGRVRELKAKDHLKALGIDIGDIQFDRGTIANHASDLVSKQKNALINSLKNKGIDIIEGWGKLAGAQTVQVGDRKITAKDIILSTGSAPFVPPGITIDGKTVFTSDEGVKLDWLPQWVAIIGSGYIGLEFSDVYTALGSEVTMIEALDRLMPGFDPDIAKLAERVLIKPRDIETKVGVLAKKVTPGSPVTIELSDGEIMEVDACLVATGRIPMTKDLGLETVGLELTKRGFIDVDDRMSTGINHVWAIGDATGKMMLAHTASAQGMVAVENICGRDRTIDYLSIPAAAFTHPEIGFVGLTEPQAKEKGQAEGFEVASVRTYYKGNAKAIAEAETDGLAKIIYRKDTGELLGVHILGIHASDLIHEAAVAIGKRLGVNELSFNVHAHPTLAEILDDAYKRAAVHA